From a single Eubalaena glacialis isolate mEubGla1 chromosome 15, mEubGla1.1.hap2.+ XY, whole genome shotgun sequence genomic region:
- the LOC133075059 gene encoding zinc finger protein 84-like — protein sequence MGEVAALDSARKNLYRNVMLENLSSLESLGFQVIKPDVIFRLEQDQPRAIDEDTPSQSFSEFWKVDHYKAWHQETQDRLKRLEQACESNASGKTFQSGEVSATAVSPL from the exons ATGGGAGAAGTGGCAGCTCTGGATTCTGCTCGAAAGAATTTGTACAGAAATGTGATGTTGGAGAACTTGAGCAGCCTTGAGTCGCTAG GGTTTCAGGTTATCAAACCAGATGTGATCTTCAGATTGGAGCAAGACCAGCCACGGGCAATAGATGAGGATACCCCAAGTCAGAGCTTTTCAG AGTTCTGGAAAGTTGATCATTACAAAGCTTGGCACCAAGAAACCCAAGACAGGCTTAAAAGATTGGAACAAGCCTGTGAAAGTAATGCAAGTGGAAAAACATTTCAATCAG GTGAAGTCTCAGCAACGGCTGTGTCTCCTCTGTAG